The genome window tgattGTTTAttagttgtttggactctcattctgatggcacccattcactgcaagaggatccattgatgagcaagtgatgcaatgttaactttctccagatctgatgaaaaaacaaactcatctacatctttgacgGCCCGATACATTTTGATTGCGTATGCATTGACTGAATGCACGTAGGGTGCTTTAGAAGGACAGAAGGCTGTTGTAACCTGGATGTGATCAGACAGCAGATGTTCAGAGGAGGCCGCAGGACTTGGGCGGGCGGAAGGGGTTGTCACTGGACGGCACACCCACCAGCAGCGGGTCTTTATGGGCGTTCTGCAGGCAGAAGTTCTTCAGGTCTGTGGCAGCTTGAGAAACCTACAGAAGTTACAATTAAGACAACatgttaaactatatttattcaaCTATATTTTATAGAGGGGTtaaaaacaagaattctgaaCCTTGCCTTATCTAATGATCAGGATTCTGTTCTGGAAATTTATTTAGCGGATACATAATTCGTATTCGTAACATACCTTGCCCTACATTTATGGTTATAATAAGCTTTTCTATGAGTTCACTGATTGCTTCTGAgcattaaacaaatgtaaatatgtttttatcatACAACAGTGGCATGATGAATTTATAGGATGTAAAAAGTAACAGTAACTGAAAAGCTAGGTTAACTCTACTTTGACAAAATAACATTGGGAAAAATTGCAATAATAGTGAAATTTACtgcacagtattattattatttttttttaaaagaggcaTTTTCATATGGGGGTCTTTAGGCTGGGTCACCATAATTAatgcacacaaaaacaacaaaaaccaaaaaaagtttatatttacaaCTGTATTCTTCAAAGTAACATAATACACACTGAAGTACAATAGTATTGCAATCTGACACCATCACTCATAGAGCGTCCGTTTACATAGATTTACATTATTAATGAGCAAGAGAAACAACTTCTTAAAGGTTGTCTAAATTTTACGCCTAAATACTCTTCTGGTAGTTTAAAAACCTCGTCTAAAACAACTGAAAAGCATCTCCGACGTCAAAAATGttatttacgttacatttacatttaacgtTACCTTAACTCGTTTAAATGGTTTTGTCAGTTAGCGTTAGCACTAGCAGTGAATCAAACAGGTTAAACTCATCCAAAAACTCCCAAAATCCCAAACTCTTTCACATTTATTGTTGAAGCTGGCATACTTACGTTAATTCGTCGTATTTTGGCCTCTAGTCTGAGCTGTTTGACGGCTCTCTGCGCCACAGCCACACTGCTGCTGCTCGCGTTATTGTTGGACATGATGACTGACGGACTCCGAAGAGAGTTTGCGGAAGTTTCACActcacgcgcgcgcgcgcgcacacgcaGAGTCTGGTCAGCTGTCCTCGTGGGGACATAGgcgtaatagtttttatactatacaaattgtattttctatcgccctacagtAGGGTTCCCACCTTCAGCAATACAAAATAAGGGACACTCATTCACGAGTCATAAGGTCACGAGGTCAACAAAAGGAAACACATAAACATTGAGGGACTCGTAGCTCAACAATAAACCATGAGAAAACATGCTCAAATATGTAAACTTGCAACAGAACacattaatattgatattttaaatttgattatttataattattattaattaatatttgtctttttgactgctCTGCAGTTGTGACCTGGATGGgatgaattatttaataatttatctatCTTATTCATTTCCTCAAATTAGGACTAcattattatgtaatttatttcctaattgtttctaaataaaaaataattgtaatataaaattataatattttatattaaaataaaatagattatattattataatacaattattataattataataaaatacatataaaataattatataaagtaatttgaaattggtaaatgattatttattatgtataaatgtaacttatataatgataaattaataaatgcggTCTATCATTAATTATAATCTATTAATTaatctgtttaaaaatataacaattgtGTCTATCAAGCTCTGATAATATATGGAATATCATATTAACAGACTATCcaaattttattaaaactttaggCCTATCCCTTTCGTAGCATGGATGTGCCTGTCACTTTAAAggtatggttcacccaaaaaataaaaattctgtcataattcacCCAGGTTTTTCTAAACCTGCATAAAGTTTTTGCTActgttgaacacagaagaagatactttgaagaatgtgggcAACTAAACAGCTGCCGGTCCTCGGTTATTTCCATAGCAGAGAAAACAAAATCATTAGGGCCTTACGCActgctttagttccagaactgaATGTACAGTATTGGGACGATTTTGCCCGAACCATTTAAAGGGTTGAATTCGCACCAGTCTCGTGTCTTTCATTGGCCAATGCCCGCCCATTGAATGATATgtccaacaaccaatcacagtttgtgtCATTCATCATCATGCTTTAAATATttccacatacttttgaaaatccatcATTTAGTTGATCCTGTTAAGTGCccgtcatcacagttgtaaacaacGGCATGGTATCTTTGTTTTCATTCGGAACGTTAAAGAACAAGACACACACGTCTCGCAGAAATCCTGTAGATTTCAACCAGTCAAATAACGAATTCAACATTCCTGAAGTGGTTCACAATAATGGATGTGAAATTTCAACGTATACGTAAAGCGACTGAAAGAACGGAAAGGACAATTAAGAATCTCCAACTAAACTGgtagtgctacatttgctacaagtccCTGCACTTCAGCGTCCGGATATTTATCGCTGTTCTCAATACTTGCCAAATAAGTTGATACAATGTTTAAAGTATGTTTAAATGGTGTTTTAAATCATGGCGTGTGATGGCGTTTTCAATGCATCTGGCCAATCATTGTCTACTTACGTCACGGTCAGTACCAGTTATGCTGGTTAGACACTGCTCCGGAGCTAATTTTGCTCTTGGAAAAGGCAGTCTGAaatcaaaaaatctaaaatgcGAAAGCGGCCAAAAGTGGGTTCCGCAATTAGTTCTGGttctatgaaaaggttcctgtgGTGCGAAAGGCACTATTAGGGACCAGCAGGGGCATTAATTTCATCTAACAGGTAGGGGGGGCAATAAACAAAATTTCTAGAGCAATTTTTGAAAGGGACACAAATAATCCAGCTAAAATTGTACTTGTGAGGATATGTATATACAGACGAAAGCCATACTACTATTAGTGCAGCAGGGAGGCCATTTCCAAATTAGACAACGTCAAGCTGTTGTGGTCGCACCGTGACAGCGCTTGTGTCTGTTGTAGACATtactattcaattcaattcaattttttttcaattcaagtttatttgtatagcgctttttacaatacaaatcgttacaaagcaactttacagaaaattatgtttctacaatatttagtaatagcttataagtggtgactgtcagtttgtgcgcgaattacaggatttaaaaaaaaattaatacaagacatagtcagccagacaatgaacattattcatattattaataatgaataattattatatgatgcagtcacacttgtagcaataattgttagttctgtttgttgattcagggttagcatcatctgaggtcctctgagggtcagcatcatctcttctcaggtgttctggatccagactggagcttttgcaaatcctagttaccacgggatgaagatcccagcagaaacagagaaaccaatagagacatcattagcatagctgctgatccaacaaagtagaattaattagtttaacccaagctaaagaataataatgttaatttgatcagatgcaactgcagtcacaatttaagagatacattattcgaatgcttggcgaaagagatgcgtttttaatctagatttaaacagagagagtgtgtctgaaccccgaacattatcaggaaggctattccagagtttgggagccaaatgtgagaaagctcgacctcctttagtggactttgctatcctaggaactaccaaaagtccagcgttttgtgaccttagggtgcgtgatgggttgtaacgtggtagaaggctagttaggtacgcaggagctaaaccatttagggccttataggtaagtaatgataatttgtaactgatacagaacttaataggtagccagtgcagagactgtaaaattggggtaatatgatcatattttcttgacctggtaaggactctagctgctgcattttggactacctgtagcttgtttattgacaaagcaggacaaccacctagtgcattacaatagtccagtctagaggtcatgaatgcatgaactagcttttctgcatcagaaacaaatAACATgcttcgtagcttggcaatgtttctaagatggaagaatgcagtttttgtgacatgggaaatatgattttcaaaagacaagctgctgtctaatataacacccagatttctgactgtagaggaagtaacagtacatccgtctagttgcagattgtaatctacaagattctgtgcagtgttttttggtccaataattaatatatctgtcttattcaaatttaataggagaaaatgatttgtcatccaatcttttacatttttaacacactctgttagcttagataattgagaagtttcatctggtctcgctgagatatatatagctgaatatcatcagcataacagtggaaactaaacccgtattttctaataatattaccaaggggcaacatgtatattgaaaatagaaggggacctaggacggatccttgtggcactccatattttactggtgataaatgagatgacacctcatttaagtaaacaaattgGTAGCTATCGGACggataggatctaaaccatctaagagcctgcccttgaatacctgtatagttttgtaatcgatctatgagtatgtcatgatctatggtgtcgaacgcagcactaagatcaagtaagactagaaatgagatgtggccttgatctgacgcaagaagcaggtcatttgtaattttaacaagtgcagtttctttgCTATGGTGGGGCTATggtgaaattcttc of Carassius auratus strain Wakin unplaced genomic scaffold, ASM336829v1 scaf_tig00013464, whole genome shotgun sequence contains these proteins:
- the LOC113074008 gene encoding guanine nucleotide-binding protein G(I)/G(S)/G(O) subunit gamma-5-like — encoded protein: MSNNNASSSSVAVAQRAVKQLRLEAKIRRINVSQAATDLKNFCLQNAHKDPLLVGVPSSDNPFRPPKSCGLL